In Silene latifolia isolate original U9 population chromosome X, ASM4854445v1, whole genome shotgun sequence, the following proteins share a genomic window:
- the LOC141622899 gene encoding vacuolar cation/proton exchanger 3-like: MGSNIESGITNGGGTSNESRLVKTAHSLSSASLRKKSELGLVLSVRPLLLKRLLINLQEVVLGTKISPLFLAIPLSILARHYDFGRPWIFALSLLGLAPLAERVSFLTEQIAYYTGPTVGGLLNATCGNATELIIAIFALYQRKIDVLKYSLLGSILSNLLLVLGSSLVCGGLANLSKEQKFDRNSADVNVLLLSLGVLCHALPLLSHYSGETGTAAASSILMLSRASSVILLVAYMTYLFFQLKTHRQLFESQEETENDEDEKAVVGFFSAFTWLVGMTAVIALLSEYIVGTIEDASSTLGIPISFLSIILLPIVGNAAEHAGAIIFAFKNKLDISLGVALGSATQISIFVVPLCVVVGWILQVDMDLSLSALETGSLTLSVIVVAFALQDGSSHYMKGAVLLFAYMIISTCFLVLQSPNNRGNFITSGLSSSAEFSAN; this comes from the exons ATGGGCTCAAATATCGAAAGTGGGATAACTAATGGTGGTGGCACGAGTAATGAGTCGAGATTAGTTAAGACAGCTCATAGTCTTTCATCGGCGTCTCTTAGGAAAAAGTCGGAACTAGGCCTTGTTTTGAGTGTTAGGCCTTTGTTGCTTAAGAGGCTGCTCATAAATCTCCAAGAAGTAGTTCTTGGAACTAAGATTTCTCCACTTTTTTTGGCCATTCCATTGTCCATTCTCGCTCGACATTACGATTTTGGAAGA CCTTGGATATTCGCGTTAAGCTTACTCGGACTTGCTCCATTAGCCGAAAGAGTTAGCTTTCTAACCGA GCAAATTGCATATTATACCGGCCCAACAG TCGGTGGGCTGCTGAATGCAACATGCGGGAATGCGACTGAGCTGATAATAGCGATATTTGCCCTGTACCAAAGAAAGATTGATGTGCTAAAGTACTCTCTTCTAGGATCAATCCTCTCGAACTTGCTTTTAGTTCTTGGTTCGTCTCTCGTTTGTGGAGGCTTAGCGAACCTTAGCAAGGAGCAAAAATTCGACAGG AATTCAGCTGATGTGAATGTGCTTCTGCTGTCGCTTGGAGTTCTCTGCCACGCGCTACCATTGTTGTCGCATTATTCTGGTGAGACAGGAACAGCTGCAGCCAGCTCTATACTTATGTTGTCGAGGGCTAGCAGCGTCATTTTGCTCGTGGCTTATATGACATATTTGTTCTTTCAGTTAAAGACTCATCGACAATTATTTGAATCCCAAGAG GAAACTGAAAACGATGAAGATGAAAAGGCGGTGGTAGGCTTCTTTAGCGCGTTTACTTGGCTAGTAGGAATGACAGCAGTAATAGCTCTGCTTTCTGAGTACATTGTCGGAACAATTGAG GATGCTTCCAGTACTTTGGGAATTCCAATCAGCTTTCTTAGCATTATTTTGTTACCAATTGTTGGGAATGCAGCAGAACATGCAGGTGCTATCATTTTTGCTTTCAAGAACAAGCTG GACATTTCATTAGGAGTTGCCTTAGGTTCTGCAACGCAAATTTCGATATTTGTG GTTCCCTTATGTGTAGTGGTTGGATGGATACTGCAAGTCGATATGGATCTTAGCCTTAGCGCCCTAGAAACCGGTTCCTTGACACTGTCGGTCATTGTCGTAGCCTTTGCTTTGCAG GATGGATCATCACATTACATGAAAGGAGCTGTTCTCCTGTTCGCGTACATGATTATATCAACCTGCTTCTTGGTCCTTCAATCTCCAAACA ATCGAGGGAATTTCATCACATCAGGACTTTCATCATCTGCTGAATTCTCTGCCAATTGA